From a region of the Mobula birostris isolate sMobBir1 chromosome 28, sMobBir1.hap1, whole genome shotgun sequence genome:
- the LOC140189011 gene encoding histone H3, translating into MARTKQTARKSTGGKAPRKQLATKAARKSAPATGGVKKPHRYRPGTVALREIRRYQKSTELLIRKLPFQRLVREIAQDFKTDLRFQSSAVMALQEASEAYLVGLFEDTNLCAIHAKRVTIMPKDIQLARRIRGERA; encoded by the coding sequence ATGGCCCGCACCAAGCAGACAGCGCGTAAATCGACCGGAGGGAAAGCTCCTCGCAAACAGTTGGCGACCAAAGCGGCGCGGAAGAGCGCTCCAGCCACCGGCGGAGTGAAGAAGCCTCATCGCTACCGGCCCGGCACCGTGGCTCTGCGGGAGATCCGGCGCTACCAGAAATCCACCGAGCTGCTCATCCGCAAACTTCCCTTCCAGCGCCTGGTGCGGGAGATCGCTCAGGACTTCAAAACCGATCTGCGCTTCCAGAGCTCGGCCGTCATGGCCCTGCAGGAGGCTAGCGAGGCTTACCTGGTCGGGCTGTTTGAGGACACTAACCTGTGCGCCATCCACGCCAAGCGAGTCACCATCATGCCCAAGGACATCCAGCTGGCCCGCCGCATCCGCGGGGAGCGCGCCTAA
- the LOC140189351 gene encoding histone H4, with protein MSGRGKGGKGLGKGGAKRHRKVLRDNIQGITKPAIRRLARRGGVKRISGLIYEETRGVLKVFLENVIRDAVTYTEHAKRKTVTAMDVVYALKRQGRTLYGFGG; from the coding sequence ATgtctggcagagggaaaggaggcaaAGGACTGGGCAAAGGCGGAGCCAAGCGGCACCGTAAAGTGCTCCGTGATAACATCCAGGGCATCACCAAACCGGCCATCCGCCGTCTGGCTCGCCGTGGCGGCGTCAAGCGGATCTCGGGTCTGATCTACGAGGAGACCCGCGGGGTGCTGAAGGTTTTCCTGGAGAATGTGATCCGGGATGCGGTCACCTACACTGAACACGCCAAGCGCAAGACGGTCACTGCCATGGATGTGGTGTACGCTCTGAAACGCCAGGGCCGCACTCTCTATGGCTTCGGCGGCTGA